One Borrelia hispanica CRI DNA segment encodes these proteins:
- a CDS encoding DUF1357 family protein → MEEEDKNISAEVVNSNLNNDTVSISANEYEEYKKLKENAGKVKNLNAGEALSINELVSRELAEVQD, encoded by the coding sequence ATGGAAGAAGAAGATAAAAATATTAGTGCAGAAGTAGTTAATAGTAATTTAAATAATGATACTGTTAGTATAAGTGCTAATGAATATGAAGAGTATAAAAAATTAAAAGAAAATGCAGGAAAGGTTAAGAATCTTAATGCTGGTGAGGCATTAAGTATAAATGAACTAGTATCCCGAGAGCTTGCTGAAGTACAAGATAG